One region of Microbacterium sp. M28 genomic DNA includes:
- a CDS encoding universal stress protein: protein MSDAGSTSSEEAVQNAELHKAVIVGMQPDQNPRVLQEAIHYATLLKAPLVVVHVDVTRFVTYEDPDGYVHSAPIDMNIESGAAEFEHVTEAATRALEGSGLTWTSRQLVGDPALAIKQLAGKLDAQLIVIGTRKRGFGESVREFFTGSVAARLAHRQPRSILVVPLDEPVPDDQAEIWTE from the coding sequence ATGTCAGATGCCGGTTCCACGTCGTCCGAAGAAGCCGTTCAGAACGCCGAGCTGCACAAAGCCGTGATCGTCGGCATGCAGCCGGACCAGAACCCGCGCGTGCTGCAGGAGGCGATCCACTACGCGACGCTCCTGAAGGCGCCGCTCGTGGTCGTCCACGTCGACGTCACGCGATTCGTCACCTACGAGGACCCGGACGGCTACGTGCACTCGGCGCCGATCGACATGAACATCGAGTCCGGTGCGGCCGAGTTCGAGCATGTCACCGAGGCCGCCACGAGGGCGCTCGAGGGCAGTGGGCTGACCTGGACCTCTCGGCAGCTCGTCGGCGACCCCGCCCTGGCGATCAAGCAGCTTGCGGGCAAGCTCGACGCGCAGTTGATCGTCATCGGCACGCGCAAGCGCGGTTTCGGAGAGTCCGTCCGCGAGTTCTTCACGGGTTCCGTGGCGGCTCGGCTCGCACACCGTCAGCCGCGCTCGATCCTGGTCGTCCCGCTCGATGAGCCGGTGCCGGACGACCAGGCCGAGATCTGGACCGAGTAG
- a CDS encoding DUF4097 family beta strand repeat-containing protein produces the protein MTEKWLIAPGEERVIDIAQATKLKIGLVGGQVDVVAHDEPGIRIEVHGVTTKDLRIESDGTQIEIDHPQIGWDNFLEVFRNFGSGGPKAEVSVAVPRGIALNLGVVNAGALVSGLANDAKLNTVSGDIIVDTHTGDLSVNTVSGDVQIRELTGSINANSVSGDVAVTGSVRKITIDTVSGAIWADATGNINTINLNTVAGNSTIRLEETLPANYVMRSMSGRVLIDGIDRGSSGPTNYTGSAGELAGSFVDVRTNSVSGDITVLRQPVRTVADDEEWEA, from the coding sequence ATGACCGAGAAGTGGCTCATCGCCCCCGGCGAGGAACGCGTCATCGACATCGCCCAGGCGACCAAGCTGAAGATCGGCCTGGTCGGCGGCCAGGTCGATGTCGTCGCGCACGACGAACCCGGCATCCGCATCGAGGTGCACGGCGTCACGACCAAGGACCTGCGGATCGAATCCGACGGCACGCAGATCGAGATCGATCATCCGCAGATCGGCTGGGACAACTTCCTCGAAGTGTTCCGCAACTTCGGCTCCGGCGGCCCCAAGGCCGAAGTCAGCGTGGCGGTGCCGCGCGGCATCGCCCTGAACCTCGGTGTCGTCAACGCCGGCGCCCTGGTCTCCGGACTCGCGAACGACGCGAAGCTCAACACCGTCTCCGGCGACATCATCGTCGACACCCACACCGGCGACCTGTCCGTGAACACGGTCTCCGGCGACGTGCAGATCCGCGAGCTGACGGGATCGATCAACGCCAACAGCGTCTCCGGTGACGTCGCCGTGACCGGTTCGGTCCGCAAGATCACGATCGACACCGTCTCGGGAGCGATCTGGGCCGACGCGACCGGGAACATCAACACGATCAACCTCAACACGGTCGCCGGCAACAGCACGATCCGACTCGAGGAGACGCTCCCCGCCAACTACGTGATGCGCTCGATGAGCGGCCGCGTGCTGATCGACGGCATCGACCGCGGCTCCTCCGGTCCCACCAACTACACCGGCTCAGCCGGCGAACTCGCCGGAAGCTTCGTCGACGTACGCACCAACTCGGTCTCCGGCGACATCACGGTGCTGCGCCAGCCCGTGCGCACGGTCGCCGACGACGAGGAGTGGGAAGCATGA
- a CDS encoding DUF3073 domain-containing protein — translation MGRGRQKAKHTKIARELKAYSPSVNYSALERELAHPSDSDEDAYVDKWADEYADEDEDELEKA, via the coding sequence ATGGGCCGTGGCCGTCAGAAGGCGAAGCACACTAAGATCGCCCGCGAACTCAAGGCGTACAGTCCTTCGGTGAACTACTCTGCGCTGGAGCGCGAGTTGGCTCACCCGAGCGACTCGGACGAAGACGCCTACGTCGACAAGTGGGCCGACGAGTACGCAGACGAAGACGAGGACGAACTCGAAAAGGCTTGA
- a CDS encoding PadR family transcriptional regulator, giving the protein MSPAVFSHGDLRLYLLSLLAESPQHGYGIIQALTDRTGGTYTPSAGTIYPRLAKLEEEGLVTKTVDGRTTIYAITDAGRAELASREDDLAGIEDDLADSVRLIANEVRQSVQEAMKSLRADLAAAANEERKGSQSRPRGAGPDDPRVASREQLGRADAVVNAFRARIRSDLRTHVARGGVLPASVVGDLEDALDTAAKAVTRALTD; this is encoded by the coding sequence ATGAGCCCCGCCGTCTTCTCCCACGGAGACCTGCGCCTGTACCTGCTGTCGCTGCTCGCGGAGTCCCCGCAGCACGGCTACGGCATCATCCAAGCGCTGACGGACCGTACCGGGGGGACGTACACGCCCAGTGCCGGCACGATCTACCCGCGTCTCGCGAAGCTCGAGGAGGAGGGCCTGGTCACCAAGACCGTCGACGGCCGCACCACCATCTACGCGATCACGGATGCCGGTCGCGCCGAACTCGCCTCCCGCGAGGACGACCTCGCCGGCATCGAGGACGACCTGGCCGACTCGGTCCGGCTGATCGCCAACGAGGTGCGCCAGAGCGTGCAGGAGGCGATGAAGAGTCTCCGCGCCGATCTGGCCGCCGCCGCGAACGAGGAGCGGAAAGGCTCCCAGTCGCGTCCGCGCGGAGCAGGGCCGGATGACCCACGAGTGGCCAGCCGCGAGCAGCTCGGCCGAGCGGATGCCGTGGTCAACGCCTTCCGGGCGCGCATCCGCAGCGACCTTCGGACGCACGTGGCTCGCGGCGGGGTGCTGCCGGCATCCGTCGTCGGCGATCTCGAGGACGCCCTGGACACGGCGGCGAAAGCCGTGACCCGCGCGCTCACCGACTGA